The Fretibacterium sp. OH1220_COT-178 genome includes a region encoding these proteins:
- a CDS encoding TRAP transporter substrate-binding protein, which produces MKCRFKAVLFVAFLLSAVLFAGTASAEAKFVLKLGHAVPVENAYHHGAVRFKELVEERTKGDVQIDIFPNNQLGTGERDILEGLQLGTIDMYVGSTGPVGGFEKRFLIFDFPFLFKDKAHVYGVLDGEIGRHILGLLEPKGIRGLAWMENGFRNLTNSKRPVNELKDIAELKIRTQENKVHMAMWRLLGADPTPMAWSEVFTALQQGTIDGQENPVPVIYTSKLFEVQKHLALTRHVFSPAMIAIAQPVFASLPEEYREVLAAAAQEAALYQREVCDKMEQEYVETLKKNGMEVTTPDIEPLREASGKVYEDFRGELGDAAELLDKIVNSKP; this is translated from the coding sequence ATGAAGTGTCGTTTCAAGGCTGTTCTCTTTGTCGCGTTTTTGCTTTCGGCCGTTCTGTTCGCGGGGACGGCTTCGGCCGAGGCCAAGTTCGTCCTCAAGCTGGGCCATGCGGTCCCGGTGGAGAACGCGTACCATCACGGGGCCGTCCGCTTCAAGGAGCTGGTCGAGGAGCGTACCAAGGGGGACGTGCAGATCGACATCTTCCCCAACAACCAGCTGGGCACCGGCGAGCGGGACATTCTGGAGGGGCTCCAGCTCGGGACCATCGACATGTACGTCGGCTCCACGGGGCCGGTCGGCGGGTTCGAGAAGCGCTTCCTCATCTTCGACTTCCCGTTCCTTTTCAAGGACAAAGCCCATGTCTACGGCGTCCTGGACGGTGAGATCGGCCGCCACATTCTGGGACTGCTGGAGCCCAAGGGGATCCGCGGCCTGGCGTGGATGGAGAACGGGTTCCGCAACCTCACCAACTCCAAGCGCCCGGTCAACGAGCTGAAGGATATCGCGGAGCTCAAGATCCGCACGCAGGAGAACAAGGTGCACATGGCGATGTGGCGCCTGCTGGGGGCGGACCCGACACCGATGGCGTGGAGCGAGGTCTTCACGGCGCTGCAGCAGGGGACCATCGACGGCCAGGAGAACCCCGTGCCCGTCATCTACACCTCCAAGCTCTTCGAGGTCCAGAAGCATCTGGCCCTGACGCGCCACGTGTTCTCCCCCGCCATGATCGCCATCGCCCAGCCCGTGTTCGCCTCGCTGCCCGAGGAATACCGGGAGGTTCTCGCGGCAGCCGCGCAGGAGGCCGCGCTCTATCAGCGCGAGGTCTGCGACAAGATGGAACAGGAGTACGTCGAGACCCTGAAGAAGAACGGCATGGAGGTCACGACGCCCGACATCGAGCCCTTGAGGGAGGCATCCGGGAAGGTCTACGAGGATTTCCGCGGAGAGCTCGGGGACGCCGCGGAGCTGCTGGACAAGATCGTGAACTCCAAGCCCTAG
- a CDS encoding ketopantoate reductase family protein — translation MKVAILGAGAMGCLYGGTLAEAGHEVFLIDVWREHVEALNASGLEIEEPDRVRRIKKIRAVTHPSEAGVADLVIVFVKATLTESAMRDALGLLGERTMVLTLQNGLGNVEKLNAAAGAAHVVAGTTGHGSTLLGPGRIRHAGSGDTVIGEQDGTRSERIAALASAFEKAGIVTKISENVMGLIWTKLIVNVGINALTAVTGLRNGQLVEHPETEDLMRAAIEEACAVAGAKGIRFEVDDPLEHTRAIAKRTGENRSSMLQDVLAKRRTEISVINGAVVEEGERLGVPVPVNTVLTKLIQVRERTYEQ, via the coding sequence ATGAAGGTCGCCATTCTGGGCGCGGGGGCAATGGGTTGCCTCTATGGGGGAACGCTGGCGGAGGCGGGGCACGAGGTCTTCCTGATCGACGTCTGGCGTGAGCATGTCGAGGCGCTCAACGCCTCGGGACTCGAGATCGAGGAGCCGGACCGGGTCCGCCGGATCAAGAAAATCCGTGCGGTGACGCACCCCTCCGAGGCCGGGGTCGCCGACCTCGTGATCGTATTCGTGAAGGCCACCCTGACCGAATCCGCCATGCGGGACGCTCTGGGACTGCTTGGGGAGCGGACGATGGTCTTGACGCTGCAGAACGGCCTGGGCAACGTCGAGAAGCTCAACGCCGCGGCGGGGGCCGCTCACGTCGTGGCCGGGACCACCGGGCACGGTTCCACGCTGCTGGGGCCGGGGCGCATCCGCCACGCCGGTTCGGGCGATACGGTGATCGGCGAGCAGGACGGCACCCGGTCCGAGCGCATCGCCGCGCTGGCCTCGGCATTCGAGAAGGCCGGCATCGTCACGAAGATCTCGGAGAACGTCATGGGGCTGATCTGGACCAAACTGATCGTCAACGTCGGCATCAACGCCCTGACGGCCGTGACGGGCCTGAGGAACGGGCAGCTCGTCGAGCACCCCGAGACGGAGGATCTGATGCGGGCGGCCATCGAGGAGGCCTGTGCGGTGGCGGGGGCCAAGGGGATCCGCTTCGAGGTCGACGACCCCCTGGAGCACACGCGGGCCATCGCCAAAAGGACGGGGGAGAACCGTTCGTCGATGCTTCAGGACGTCCTGGCCAAGCGCCGGACGGAGATCTCCGTGATCAACGGCGCCGTGGTCGAGGAGGGGGAGAGGCTTGGGGTCCCCGTCCCCGTCAATACGGTGCTGACGAAGCTGATCCAGGTCCGGGAGAGGACCTACGAGCAGTAG
- a CDS encoding TRAP transporter small permease: MRRVSRFLDFVQGFTEYVLFFLVGAMVAIVFAQVIFRFVLRASLPWSEEASRYIMVWLSMLGAGIGLRRKGHIGVEALTMLFPPRLKRAVEVFGSLIAALFCGGLIFYGMRLLGVVSAQESPAMEISMALPYGALVVGGGLMLLYALESVALQLVGEGKAQ; the protein is encoded by the coding sequence ATGCGACGGGTCTCGAGGTTTCTGGATTTCGTTCAGGGGTTTACGGAGTACGTGCTGTTCTTTCTCGTGGGGGCGATGGTGGCGATCGTCTTCGCGCAGGTCATCTTCCGCTTCGTCCTGCGGGCGTCGCTGCCGTGGTCCGAGGAGGCCAGCCGCTACATCATGGTGTGGCTCTCCATGCTGGGGGCCGGGATCGGCCTGCGCCGAAAGGGGCATATCGGGGTCGAGGCCCTGACGATGCTCTTTCCGCCCCGGCTGAAGCGGGCGGTCGAGGTGTTCGGTTCCCTGATCGCCGCGCTCTTCTGCGGCGGGCTGATCTTTTACGGGATGCGCCTTCTGGGGGTCGTATCCGCCCAGGAGTCCCCGGCGATGGAGATATCGATGGCCCTGCCCTACGGCGCGCTGGTCGTGGGCGGGGGGCTGATGCTGCTCTACGCACTGGAGTCCGTGGCGCTGCAGCTCGTTGGGGAGGGGAAGGCGCAATGA